The stretch of DNA TTGAAAGAAGTGCTCAAAAGCACGGGGAAACTGGGACGCAGCTGGAAATCTTTTGATCTGCTGCAACCTCTGCAGCCTTTGCTGGAACGCTGGCTGGTCAATCGAGCTCCCAGCACTCTGGAATTTGATGAAGCACGCTCGCGACAAGCCCTCAACGAAGCCCGGCTGCAGACCGAGATTATTGTCGATAAGTACAAGCGGGGAACACTGCTGGTTGCCCCGGGGACGAACATCAGTCTCGAAACTTTGAATATTCTGAAGGCTCAGTTCGATGAGATCGCGGCTGGGATTGCCTGGTACGAAGGCCTGTTAAGGGCTGTCGTCGTCTTTCTACTGCTCTCTGTTCTCGCTGCCGTTAATGGTTATTACATCGTTCGTTCCGAACCCAGACTGGTGAAAAGCACTGCCCGCTTGACCGTTTATTTGGGCAGCTTGCTCTTGGCAATCGCCCTGGCCCGCTGGATGTCTTTTGATCCCTGGCGAGCGGAACTGATTCCCCTGCTCTGCGTTGTCATGGTGCTGACCATTGCTTATCAGCAGGTCATTGCGGCTTTAACAGGGCTCAGCCTCGCCTTGATCCTGGTGCTTTCGAATGGTTTTGACACAGGAGAATTTGTCGCGATTCTCGGTGCCATCTGCGTGGCCATTGTCAGTATTGGTCAGGTCTCTTCCAGATCCAAACTCATCAAAGTTGGGATTGCCACAGCCGGAACTTACTTTTTGCTGACGATGACGATGGGCGTCATTGTCAGTCAGCGTCCCGACAGGCTGTGGGTCGACCACGAACTCTTCTGGCACGCATTGCGAGGTGCGGGATGGTGCATTGCTGCCGGTTATCTCGTGGCTGGCAGCCTGCCATTTATTGAATCGACCTTCGGCGTCGTGACAGATATCAGTCTCCTGGAATTGAGCGATGTCTCGCACCCCTTGCTTCAGGAACTGGTTCGCCGGGCTCCTGGCACATATAACCACTCAATCGGTGTGGCGACACTCGCTGAAACAGCGGCTGATGCGATTGGCGCCAATGGTCTGTTATGTCGGGTGGGAGCTTACTTCCATGATATTGGGAAGATGCTCAAACCCCAGTATTTCGTAGAAAACATGACAGCCGGTGAATTGAATCGACACGAAAATCTCGCCCCCGCCATGAGTACACTGATTATCATTGGTCACGTTAAAGATGGCGCCGACCTGGGACTCCAGCACCATTTGCCAGACTCGCTGATTGATTTTATTGAACAGCATCATGGCACGACACTTGTGGAGTATTTCTTTCACAAAGCTTCCCGATATGCAGGGCAACAATCTGCCGAGGTGAGAACCGAAGTTGAAGAATCATCCTTCCGGTATCCGGGGCCAAAGCCTCAATCCAAAGAAACTGGAATCATGATGCTGGCGGACGCTGTCGAAGGCGCCAGCCGAACTCTCAGCGAACCGACTCCGAAACGCATTGAAACGTTGGTGCACGAAATCCTGCTTAAGCGGTTGCTCGACGGCCAGTTCGATGAAAGCGGCCTGACGTTGACCGAGTTGGCGATTGTGGAAGACTCTCTGGTTAAATCGCTCATTTCGATTTACCACGGCCGTATCAAATACCCAGACCAGAAAACGGCCTAGCCCATCAACTTCTCTTCCATGAGCCAGATGAATTTTCTTTTGGACAAGACTTTGAACAAATGATTGATATTGAAGTCACGGATCATCAATCAATCGCCACGATCGACCCGAGACCTATCCAAAGACTACTAAAACATGTTTTCGAAACCGAAGGTTTTCCAGAGGCAGAAATCAGTATTGCCCTTGTCGATAACGAGCAGATCCACAAGGTCAATCGCGATTTTCTGAATCATGACTACCCCACGGATGTCATCAGCTTCGTACTGAATGGAAGTGAGGATTCAGTCTCGCAAAATCACGAGCATGCGGATCCGGATTTCCCTGAACCACTGATTGGCGAAGTCATCGTCAGTGTGGAAACCGCAGCGGGTATGGCTGTCGAGAACAATTGGTGCATCGCTTCCGAAGTCTTGTTATACTGCCTGCACGGATCGTTACATCTTTGTGGATATGACGATCTCGTCGCATCTGAGCGAAACAGGATGCGTGAACGCGAGCGGTTTTATCTGTTGCCATTAGGTCTCTATCCTCAGGTTGATCCATCAGACTGACCCCACGACTTCATTGACTGGCAAGACGGTTTTGTTGAATCAGTGCCTACCTCAGCAACTCAAGAATTGAATGAAAACGTTAGGAGAGATTTTGCTGCCAGGGAATGATCGAACTTTGTGTTATCCAAGGAGCCTGGTCGCGCTGCCATGATGATGGTCCTGATTGCAATCGGCGGGTTTCTGCTGGTGGCGTGCTGGAGCGCCTTGGGTTGCTACGCACTGAGAGATTTTTCTTACAGCCGTCTCGAAGAAATTTGCAACCAGAGGGGACGTTCCCAGAGATTCAGCGAAATTCTCAGGCAACAAGAATCAGCCCTCTTGGGGCTTGAGTTGCTCTTATCATTGTCAACCTTATGCGTGGCGGCTTCCGTTGGCCTTGGAATCGGCTGGCCTCGTGCACAGGAAGCCGCATTAACACAGAGTTTTCCCTGGGATTTTGTAGCCGAGTACATCTTCCTGGTTCTGGCGGTGCT from Planctopirus ephydatiae encodes:
- the ybeY gene encoding rRNA maturation RNase YbeY, with protein sequence MIDIEVTDHQSIATIDPRPIQRLLKHVFETEGFPEAEISIALVDNEQIHKVNRDFLNHDYPTDVISFVLNGSEDSVSQNHEHADPDFPEPLIGEVIVSVETAAGMAVENNWCIASEVLLYCLHGSLHLCGYDDLVASERNRMRERERFYLLPLGLYPQVDPSD
- a CDS encoding HD family phosphohydrolase, with product MPLFSPRKTRIGRVANLGSSSSLLNRFSQQMGQADILLRLLLVMISLVLMVVCVEGWTAPFPYRQGQYSRDGIVARIDFGRLNDEKTEMARQRNEAETPPVYLAHTAAWRTLIDELRESLFAILNAKQPADVPADVLISLGLSIDMNGDMGDTSKTWETLKSTLGSAETGEQRIEQMIGEFTKFIEPLRQTGILDPSELALHDLREDAVIHIIPDENPADEQDIAITQVLLKEVLKSTGKLGRSWKSFDLLQPLQPLLERWLVNRAPSTLEFDEARSRQALNEARLQTEIIVDKYKRGTLLVAPGTNISLETLNILKAQFDEIAAGIAWYEGLLRAVVVFLLLSVLAAVNGYYIVRSEPRLVKSTARLTVYLGSLLLAIALARWMSFDPWRAELIPLLCVVMVLTIAYQQVIAALTGLSLALILVLSNGFDTGEFVAILGAICVAIVSIGQVSSRSKLIKVGIATAGTYFLLTMTMGVIVSQRPDRLWVDHELFWHALRGAGWCIAAGYLVAGSLPFIESTFGVVTDISLLELSDVSHPLLQELVRRAPGTYNHSIGVATLAETAADAIGANGLLCRVGAYFHDIGKMLKPQYFVENMTAGELNRHENLAPAMSTLIIIGHVKDGADLGLQHHLPDSLIDFIEQHHGTTLVEYFFHKASRYAGQQSAEVRTEVEESSFRYPGPKPQSKETGIMMLADAVEGASRTLSEPTPKRIETLVHEILLKRLLDGQFDESGLTLTELAIVEDSLVKSLISIYHGRIKYPDQKTA